TAGCGTTTATAATTACAGTATATTCTTACCTTTATTCATACCGTTAGAGTAAGAATAAGAAAGATGACCGAAGACAAGTGACAGTAATTTCAAATGACGCACTGCGATGATCACGTGTAAATTAATTAAGTATCGTACGATTTAGTCAAATAACTCGTGATGTTAacagtatatatattgggTGATgagatgatgatgatgatgatgataatctttattcaattatCGTAATCCCAGGAATTGGGTTTGTATCTACAGAATTTAATTAACTgagtatttatatttagttAAAACTGCTTAAGTCTACCTTCTTATAGGAAGGGTTATCATTTTGAGCAGTGATTATGTATGCAAGAAGTAAGCCTCTCAATGCTGGTTATTCGAAAATGTCcaaaatttgttaatataGTCGGTATTCTGGTCACATCTTTGCCTTAGAATTTCGTTTGCAGTATTCTTCAGAATGCTCTcgatttttttattatttttaatccATAATTTGACAgaattcaattcattatatcGTGAATTCTCTTCAGCTTGACGATCACGAGATGCATACGGATCTAACCTCGCCTCTACAACTGACTTACTACTCACATCAGAATTTTTACTActattttctaattctttctCCATCTTGATCGATTCATTTTCACAAAATTGTATTGCCTGTCTCCTTACTTCCCAGTTTGGATATAGTTCTTTCTCTAAAAAGTATCCACATTTCCCTAGCTTACTGATTTCAGAACTACCAGACTTACCTgtatttacaattttttcataatCATTTAAACGCTGTCTTATAATGTCATCGCTCTTGTGTCTCAGTATGTTTAAAAACGAATTAACTAAAGTTGGGTTAACGCATCTAGCTCTAGTCAAAGTAAGTTGTTGCTCATGCCCTGAAATATCCTtgatatcattattttcatagTAGTTATCTCTAAATATTAGATTGGGATCTATTTGCTTCCAACTCAAGTCCAATGTCATCTCATTCTTTGATTCTtctattttgttttcagccatatcttttaaattgGAATCTGTAGTATAACTTATTAGTTATCTGTAGTGAATTAGTGCTTGATGTAGTAGttaattaacaaaaataaaaagttgATGTAAAGTTTATATCCTTCTCTTATTAACAACATAATTTATCCCTATACttgtatatattgaattaaaaaCCTTAGTAGTCAACtgttaattcatttttttcaattttcagCTTTCTAGTGAAATTGTAAATGCTAAAATCAGaagtttaaaaaattaagaaacaTCAATGAGgatataaaagatataaaacTAATGATCAATAAAGAATTGTCGTATCTGATAATCAATTATCCCATTATGATATActtatttatcaatatatgtaaattttataaacttttatgttaaatatattcatgaAAACTAGAGTTCAAGATCATTAGGCATGAATGAAAACCCACGGAATTCTTCTTGTTGAGACGTTGTCAATAAAGAAGGCAATGGTGTCAATGTTGGAGGAGCTGACGTGAATTCTTGTTCAAAATATGATGTATCTTCTGGTGAACTAATTTTTGGTATGTATGGAGGTTCTATCCTCAAGTTAATAAcatcatcaaaattaatattgtGGAAAAATGGTTCTTCCATAATTTCCAAAGCATCTCTTGGACCTGCACCTAATCTTTTTGTAGGGTCTTTAGTTAATAGACCTTGGAAAATTTGAACAATATCTCCAGCCATATCTATTGGATATAATGGTTCATCGCTTAAAATAGCGTTAAATACCTCATCTTCGTCATCACCGGAGAATGGAGATTGACATAATAACATTTGgtataataaaataccGTATGCCCACCAATCAACAGCTCTAGTGTAGGCTTGTTCTTTTAGAATTTCTGGTGCCATGAATTCAGGAGTACCACAGAATGTAGAAGTAGTGTTACCATACCACATTTCATCTTTACATAAACCATAATCGGCAATCTTGATGTGACCTTCAGGTGtcaacaaaatattttctaatttcaaATCACGGTAAATAACACCATTGTCAtggaaatatttcaatgcTAATAATACTTCTGCTGCATATATTTTAGCTCTTCTGACTGAAAGTCTATCATTTTGAACATGCCACATCAAATCACCACCACCAATAAATTCCATAGCAAAATATATACGATTTTCTGTTTGGAATGAACAGTATAAGTTAGTTAAGAATGGATGTTTTGTTTTCGTTGCTAGTAAAAAGACCTTCTTTTCGGCTCTTGCACTGGCAATATCatgattttgaataatatgaTCTTTCTTTAAGACTTTAATTGCACAAACCCTGCCAGTGTTTTTAGACTTAGATAACAAAACTTTACCAAAATTACCTTTACCTAAAACTTTTAGTAATATGAAATCATCAAGCGATACTTTACGACGTTTTGGACCTTTCTTTTTATGTCTACCACTTGCTGTTGATTTTTGTGGAGAAGCAGTAATACTGGCATTCTTTGGACTATAAGTCATTTCGGAACCATCATCTTTAACAGCTGAAATTCTCTTTTCCGAATTAAATGTTTCTTTGTCCATTTCTCTAAACGGATTGGTCGAATTAGTCGaagatttttcaatagGTTTCATAATTGCTTCATCTTGAACagtatttaaagaaatagtGCCTGCCTTTATATCGTCCATAATATTATCTGGtataatttcttgaatttgTGATTTTCTATGTTGTTGAGAGtctaatttcaattcattatcCATATCAATACGCTGTTGATTCCATAATCTGTTCTCTTCAGCAATGCTTTCTTGTTTGGTTTGCCATTGGTCACCGTTGTTATGATATGGATCGTTATTATTAGGTTGAGTAAAGTTCTTCAACATATTCGTCTTCATGTCAGGTGAAACGTTATTACCAGCATCAGCTgtgaaattattataagtGTCATTATTATTCGTAGTGGATATATTTCCTTGAAGACTTGGATATCCAGATGCAGATTTCGAAGCTTCATCCCAGGCTGAGCTGTCATTAGTTTTTTGTTTAGTTGCAGAATATGGAGCAACTGGCAATGGATTTGTGCGATATTGTCTTAACTCATCTTCTTGTCTTCCTGTTTGTTTCATCGGAGAAGTAGCAATCTTTTTAATCTGATCtctgtttttatttttctccACATTAACATTAGAGCCCATCATTGACATTTGCTTTTTCCTTTGTGCTTGAGTACGTTTAGTGTCCTGTATAGTTTTTAATATAGTGTTTGCCATCTCCATTGACATACCACAGAAATCTGGTACTAAGTGTGCACATTGACTGTGACACATAATGCCACATTCCGAACATTTCCTAACTTTATGTTTCCCCCATGGTAGTATATAACCACAGTGGCAACACCACTTTGTACCAAGATTAGAAGCCGGCTCAAATCTATGAGGAATATGATGATTTAACTTAGCTTCATCTGGATCAGAATCTAAGTCTGATTTTGCAATACATTTTGTTACTACATTTGAGTAACATTTCTTGTGACATAGGAATTTACAATCCTGACATTGAAAACCTGTGTATCGCAAAAAATCACCACAGTATGCACAGCACATAATGTTGTAAAATGATTTTTGAACAAAATGATGACCGTGCTGTTCAAAAACCTCTTCTTTTCTATTAATGATAGCACCTTGACGATGTAAACCACCCAATGCAGAGGTAGCTAATGGCTGCGTTTTATCAAAGCCTAATGAGACTAAAACTTGACCTGCTGGTTCTAAAACAAACCATGAATCTATTGTTACTGGCCCTGATGCAGATTCAGATACAGTACTGCTACTGTTGTCATTGCCATAGGGACTCCTGCCATTAATATctgaatttattgaattagaGCCCATTTGTAATCGAGATTGACCTGCTGGGGTACCACTCGATGCTGAACCACTCATTAATCTAGAGGCATTGACCCAACCTTGTTGTTGACTTGAATGATCAACCTTCTTTTTACGTATTTCTTCAACTATATCTGATAGTAAAAACCACATGATTGCTACTGGCATAATAGTATCGTTCATTTTATCATAAATAACTATTTCTACCTCATTACCCTTTTCAACAGGAATATTAAATACATCATTCCATCTGTCAGTTCTCGTAAACTTTGATCTTGCCTTTATCACGtcatcaattttaataataatatatgatTCTGGCTTTTTAGAAAACATTGGTGATTGGATATGATCAACATCTCTGATTGCGGAGATAGCTATATTTAATGTACCAACTTGCTGCTTTCTTCTGAATTTTGGTTGCacattattcaaatcatcTGAGCTTTCCAATTGAGTAAAATCAACGTTAATAGCctgatattttttcaaaatttttgttaataatttaattctGTTCTTGGATTCCACAACACCACCTTCAGCAGCCGTACTACTTCTCGTATCACCATCAATTTGATATAACTTTGTCAGCTTAGCATTTGCTTCTTGATATTGTCTTTCGACTTGCAACTTAAATTCTAATTGTTGCAACATGTATTCTATTCTCTGAGACAATGATGGACAATCATATTTAACTAAATCCAATCTTGAGAAAACATGTTCATTTTGATTAATAGTAGACATTCTATTCTGATCTTTACTTGAAGAACTGTTATTTTGAGCCTTTGACGCAGAAATTTCTATCTTACGAAGTTGATCTtccaaatattcaatattttgacGAGCTTCTCTGATATTAGTATTACATTTTTGAACTACCATAGCATTATcagttttctttttcaagTTCGAAGCCCCTTGAATAATGTTTTTCTCACGTTCCAATTTCTTATGGATCTCTGCTTGTATATTCGAGTacatctttaaaatttcaatgtaTTTTGAGTATTGTAACAACCTaaagaaaaacaacaacaactaaaattgaatcaaatCAAATCAAATTCTACCAGTTTCACTTGTAAAAAAACAACTAATAAACTTTGTGGGTGCGCGTGTGTAAGTTTGTTAAtacaaattaaatatattcacTAATATATCAACACCTAGGATACTTTCAAATTGATAGATTTCCTTAGTGACGAGAATCGGATCCAATTATGAATATATCAGCTTATTGCACACACCTGGCTTCACTTTTCACAACTGAATGGCACCAAACGTAAACTATTAGCACTGCTAGCGATTTCGATAATCACAATAGTTCCAGAGCTGTCGCTATTACAGTTGTCTTATTTTGTgatatatacttatatacattattgatttatatatgaacaaaatcaaaaatgtaaaaatagaaaaatcaaaaaaacagcaaaaagaaaaagaattaaagaaatttcCTAAATGGGACATGTGTCAGGTCTCTTTTACTAAGAAACTCCTGCAGAAATATTGGGAGGGGGAAGAAGGCTTTACTCGTTGGAAATGAGACGGTTATAAGCCCCATTATGCATTATGTACAGGATCTTGGATCAATTAACGTTCATTAAACACTATGAATACTATAAAGTTATATAGATCTGTGCATGAGGATCGGATGTGTTGTGTGCTGTACAATACACTTTTCGGATCACTTTTTGTTACATTGACAGTTGCAACCAGGAACAGGACAGAAATTGTGTCTTACAAACCACTCATCAGCATGACCTGAATGCATTCCATGGTTGCAACTGAGACAGAAACTAAACCATTCATTCATTCTTAAtcttttttgttcttttaattCCTCATTCATCAATAATGCTTCGTCTAAGAAAGCtgtatcatttttattgattaGATCTTTGTTGtcgatatttttattctctAATGCATTCTCGGTATTGGactcattttttttattaattgctGTATTATGTTCGTCTTCATTACCAGTCAgattatctttatttacACCGCCTGCTGCACTTTGATCTTCTATACCTTTGATTGTAAATGGTAAATTCGAAGTACCTAACGGTAAAAGACAAATTGCACATCTTGGTAACTGCGCCCCACAATGAGGACAATTGTATTTTTGTTTGACTTtcttatttgaattcattgcaTTGTTAACGGTTCCAAACATCCTCTTATTTGTAACCATAGATGATTGAGACCCATTGGCATTACTTGCAACCAAATTGGTGCTGGAATTTCCAGTAGAGCCATCATTCAATGAATTGGAAGTCGCATTTCTCTTGAGATTAATATGAGGTGATGGTTGATTGATGTTCTTCTTACAATTAATACATTGAATATAAAGTTGTCTAGGTCTAACATTCGCTGTAATTGTGCCTCCTCTAGTTTTAGATAACTTCGATCTCAAAACATCAAATTTGGCTCTCATAGCAAACATTTCCCAAGAATTCAGCATATCTCTATACGTAGAGACCCATTCGTCAACTCGCTTATCATGAAAGTACCTGGGTGATccaaaaattgaaaccaTTGCTGCACTCTGTATATCACTTGTTTTGTTGACATATGATtgtaataaatcaataccACTTGGGGTGATACCAGTAAGGATCAAACCCTCTAACTCACCATTGGAGATGACTGAACTTGATGTCCTCTCCAAAAAGATAGTCAAATCTGAATCGTTCAAAAATCTTAATGCAACACCTAATCTTTCACGTAATGAAATAGCAGGTTCATAAAGAACATCCCACCAATCATTATCTGCAATAAAGGCAAATATAACTCTCAAATACGGGTTTTCAAATTCCGACGCCATTTTTCTGCATTGCTGTCTCCAGGGGTTATTTCCAAGGTGATCTTTGTATACCATATAACCAGAAACAGCTGTAGCAATTAACTGTAGCCTCTCATTTTTAGCTGAGcttaaaatttcaacaGCTTTAGGAATATCACCAAAAAAGACAGCCCAAGCTGCTGCTTTTTCATGATTGCCATTCGctattattttcttatatttatctTCATAATCACTAGTTGTTAAATCCCATCCTGAAATAATCAGacataattttctttgaatatGCTTCGGAGAGTCTGACCACTTTGTTAAAGGATTTTTCTGTCCTTGagttgatttatttttcctTCTTGCTTTCATGATCTTCTCGATTTCCTTATTTAACTGCTTTTCAGTCAACAGAGAATCATCGTAATATCTTCTTTGTACTGATATACTACTTAACCCATTCCAAATACCCAAAATACCCTCATAGCCTAAATCTAAGTTCTTTGATGCCATGGAACCGTCATCAACTGCTGCCTTCGCTATAGCAATCCATCTCCAGGTATTACGAATGtatgaaaaattttgtaAGTCCTTTGAACagtcaattttttcaacagTCGTAACAGGATCTAAACCGTACTCTAATTTTGCTctctttttcattattacaCTAATATCTTGTTTCAAAAGTTTTTGAGGCTTCCAAAATAGTGCATAgtcatcttcattatctAAAAGTGATTCAgtatcatcattttcaatgaCACTGCTACCATCCTTTGTAGTCTCTGTGCCATGATCACTGTTCTCATCGTTGATATTATTGGATGCTATCATCTCATCAGCGATATCAAGATCTTCAAAGGATAACTcctttattgaattttggATAGTGCCAAAGGCTGCATTGTCGTCATCATCAGATACCCTTAACTCATCAAACTGTGGACTATCTGAGTTTGAAAGTATCAAACTATTATAATTGTCAAATTTAGCTTTTGAATATGTTTCTAGTATTGGCATTCGATATACAGTGCCGGATTGTCTCATACAAATCAAACTAGTTCTATAATTATCTTGTGGAATATAGTCAAATGTCACAACTCTATCGAAGGTTGTCATGACTTCTTGAACTTTTGATACAAATAGTTCTTCGTATTCATTACTATTTTCATCTTGCTGCATTGTTGATCCTAGATTCCATCTTTTTATGGTATTACCGTGATGTAAAGTAGAAAATTCCCAATTTCTCACAGTGGACCAACGAAAACATGAATTCATATACTTTCTAGAGGCAGCACCTGTACCAACTAGTTTATCAAATTGAATCAATGGTTGGGGAAGACTTAATCCAGCCGAATTATCATGAGATGCTAATCTTCTTCTATCCCAAATAGCCAGTGTACCATCATCACCATATGTGCTAAATTGCCAACCATTAAACggatttaattttatatcatAAGAGAGTCTAGTAGGTAATTGGAAAACTGGATTGGAAGATCttatatcaatttcttttaaaaatttggtACTTGAGACCAAAAGACTTGTATCCTGCAAAAACCTCAAAGAGACGATATTCTCATTGACGCAATAAGAAAAACTAGGATTTATAATATCTGAATCTGTATTCTGATAATTTGCATCCCAAATTTGCAATGAAGCATCATTCCTATGCCTATCTAAACCAACTGCAACTAATCcactattattaataactAGAGCATTTATACACCTCACTTTTTTAGCTCGTACTTTAAAATCATAGTAATAATCATTCTCGCTATCttctataatatttaaaattcttGCATAACCAGATTTCTCACCAACACCAATAAGCCCTGCTTCTGATTCTGAATAATCTAAACAGGTAATGCTTCCAAAATCTTTTACCGTATTTAACTTTACAATAGATTCATCTGAGTAGTTATGAGGGTCGACCTTATAATGCGTAACTTCATCTCTAGTTGGATTGACAGAAAGGTAGTCGAGTTGATCGTCGTATGACCATGTGTTAACTCGCTTAATCAGACCCATTTCCTAACGAGATATGTGTTCACTATTTCGAGATGAAGATCCTTATGTCTTTTATTCCAGTTGCccatttaaatattccaaaCACATTCTTATATATCCTACTTTTTAGATTCTTAAAATCCATCGCCGGAAGGTTCTTATTAAAGGAAACggaatattaaacaatCTTTGTCCAAGAGAGTGAGAGAGCATGTGTGTCTTCTATACCAAGCTAAAGACAGAAAAATGTGTGAATGCTAGCAATAAAGTATAAACTGCAATAATGCCATTCGtatgattatttattatatattataattcaagttatttaattatgtAGTAGACCTTTTAGAATTCTGACATCTTTTTGAGACAAATCCTCCACATCACTTAATCCCTCTTCTTCCATTAAATAGGGACCCCTCCATGGTCTTTCAccaatgattttattattttcaacaataaaatcttgttttaaatattgacTTGAGTCTTTGGATTTTATATCTGCTATTAATTCCGCCAAAAGTGTTTTTAAACTGTCAATGCTACTGTCAACAATTCTACTGGTAGTcatatcttcttcaatttcttttgtcGCTAACTCAAAGGCTTGAAG
The sequence above is drawn from the Tetrapisispora phaffii CBS 4417 chromosome 2, complete genome genome and encodes:
- the MIX23 gene encoding Mix23p (similar to Saccharomyces cerevisiae YBL107C; ancestral locus Anc_7.443); the encoded protein is MAENKIEESKNEMTLDLSWKQIDPNLIFRDNYYENNDIKDISGHEQQLTLTRARCVNPTLVNSFLNILRHKSDDIIRQRLNDYEKIVNTGKSGSSEISKLGKCGYFLEKELYPNWEVRRQAIQFCENESIKMEKELENSSKNSDVSSKSVVEARLDPYASRDRQAEENSRYNELNSVKLWIKNNKKIESILKNTANEILRQRCDQNTDYINKFWTFSNNQH
- the PKC1 gene encoding protein kinase C (similar to Saccharomyces cerevisiae PKC1 (YBL105C); ancestral locus Anc_7.441) yields the protein MYSNIQAEIHKKLEREKNIIQGASNLKKKTDNAMVVQKCNTNIREARQNIEYLEDQLRKIEISASKAQNNSSSSKDQNRMSTINQNEHVFSRLDLVKYDCPSLSQRIEYMLQQLEFKLQVERQYQEANAKLTKLYQIDGDTRSSTAAEGGVVESKNRIKLLTKILKKYQAINVDFTQLESSDDLNNVQPKFRRKQQVGTLNIAISAIRDVDHIQSPMFSKKPESYIIIKIDDVIKARSKFTRTDRWNDVFNIPVEKGNEVEIVIYDKMNDTIMPVAIMWFLLSDIVEEIRKKKVDHSSQQQGWVNASRLMSGSASSGTPAGQSRLQMGSNSINSDINGRSPYGNDNSSSTVSESASGPVTIDSWFVLEPAGQVLVSLGFDKTQPLATSALGGLHRQGAIINRKEEVFEQHGHHFVQKSFYNIMCCAYCGDFLRYTGFQCQDCKFLCHKKCYSNVVTKCIAKSDLDSDPDEAKLNHHIPHRFEPASNLGTKWCCHCGYILPWGKHKVRKCSECGIMCHSQCAHLVPDFCGMSMEMANTILKTIQDTKRTQAQRKKQMSMMGSNVNVEKNKNRDQIKKIATSPMKQTGRQEDELRQYRTNPLPVAPYSATKQKTNDSSAWDEASKSASGYPSLQGNISTTNNNDTYNNFTADAGNNVSPDMKTNMLKNFTQPNNNDPYHNNGDQWQTKQESIAEENRLWNQQRIDMDNELKLDSQQHRKSQIQEIIPDNIMDDIKAGTISLNTVQDEAIMKPIEKSSTNSTNPFREMDKETFNSEKRISAVKDDGSEMTYSPKNASITASPQKSTASGRHKKKGPKRRKVSLDDFILLKVLGKGNFGKVLLSKSKNTGRVCAIKVLKKDHIIQNHDIASARAEKKVFLLATKTKHPFLTNLYCSFQTENRIYFAMEFIGGGDLMWHVQNDRLSVRRAKIYAAEVLLALKYFHDNGVIYRDLKLENILLTPEGHIKIADYGLCKDEMWYGNTTSTFCGTPEFMAPEILKEQAYTRAVDWWAYGILLYQMLLCQSPFSGDDEDEVFNAILSDEPLYPIDMAGDIVQIFQGLLTKDPTKRLGAGPRDALEIMEEPFFHNINFDDVINLRIEPPYIPKISSPEDTSYFEQEFTSAPPTLTPLPSLLTTSQQEEFRGFSFMPNDLEL
- the SEA4 gene encoding Sea4p (similar to Saccharomyces cerevisiae YBL104C; ancestral locus Anc_7.440), yielding MGLIKRVNTWSYDDQLDYLSVNPTRDEVTHYKVDPHNYSDESIVKLNTVKDFGSITCLDYSESEAGLIGVGEKSGYARILNIIEDSENDYYYDFKVRAKKVRCINALVINNSGLVAVGLDRHRNDASLQIWDANYQNTDSDIINPSFSYCVNENIVSLRFLQDTSLLVSSTKFLKEIDIRSSNPVFQLPTRLSYDIKLNPFNGWQFSTYGDDGTLAIWDRRRLASHDNSAGLSLPQPLIQFDKLVGTGAASRKYMNSCFRWSTVRNWEFSTLHHGNTIKRWNLGSTMQQDENSNEYEELFVSKVQEVMTTFDRVVTFDYIPQDNYRTSLICMRQSGTVYRMPILETYSKAKFDNYNSLILSNSDSPQFDELRVSDDDDNAAFGTIQNSIKELSFEDLDIADEMIASNNINDENSDHGTETTKDGSSVIENDDTESLLDNEDDYALFWKPQKLLKQDISVIMKKRAKLEYGLDPVTTVEKIDCSKDLQNFSYIRNTWRWIAIAKAAVDDGSMASKNLDLGYEGILGIWNGLSSISVQRRYYDDSLLTEKQLNKEIEKIMKARRKNKSTQGQKNPLTKWSDSPKHIQRKLCLIISGWDLTTSDYEDKYKKIIANGNHEKAAAWAVFFGDIPKAVEILSSAKNERLQLIATAVSGYMVYKDHLGNNPWRQQCRKMASEFENPYLRVIFAFIADNDWWDVLYEPAISLRERLGVALRFLNDSDLTIFLERTSSSVISNGELEGLILTGITPSGIDLLQSYVNKTSDIQSAAMVSIFGSPRYFHDKRVDEWVSTYRDMLNSWEMFAMRAKFDVLRSKLSKTRGGTITANVRPRQLYIQCINCKKNINQPSPHINLKRNATSNSLNDGSTGNSSTNLVASNANGSQSSMVTNKRMFGTVNNAMNSNKKVKQKYNCPHCGAQLPRCAICLLPLGTSNLPFTIKGIEDQSAAGGVNKDNLTGNEDEHNTAINKKNESNTENALENKNIDNKDLINKNDTAFLDEALLMNEELKEQKRLRMNEWFSFCLSCNHGMHSGHADEWFVRHNFCPVPGCNCQCNKK